The Bacillota bacterium genome includes a window with the following:
- a CDS encoding sodium-translocating pyrophosphatase, translating into MSTQLFWLALVVGLVTLAAGGLAVSSVLRIRVENPEIERIGRAIQEGAVAYLSRSYRTLAMVAVVLAVVLALSLGLGPALAFLFGGALSALAGYAGMTVAVRANVRVAQVADRYGLRGTLRLALRGGAVTGLFVIGLGLTGIAVLLLLHVPDSTTVGFAFGASLISIFARLGGGIYTKAADVGADLVGKVEQGLPEDDPRNPAVIADNVGDNVGDDAGMAADLFETFVVTLVGSLLLAHLVHPGQPAYAGYILLLGSAGAVAAILGAFVNVSTDRPEGIMPALYGTTAVTLVFAALLFLGATLWMGLPLRYFAAALLGVVVTAVLIVITDFFTSKKYGPIKRLAESTRSGPATVVISGTALGFRSSFVPALVIAAATLLAYVLGGIYGIGVAVSGMLSLVGFIITLDAYGPITDNAGGIAEMAGLKSEVRRITDALDAVGNTTKAVTKGYAIGSAALGALVLFGSFVHELAGRLGDRAAFDLSDPFVIAGLLLGALLPFLFASYALEAVGRAALGVVEEVRRQLRERPGILDGTEKPDYGRTVDIVTRGALRSMTLPALIPVLAPPIVGFGLGSHGWQALGGLLLGTLVSGFFLALYLTTSGAAWDNGKKYIEDGAYGGKGTPEHAAAVVGDTIGDPFKDTAGPAVNPLIKIVNVVALLIVPLLLIG; encoded by the coding sequence GTGTCTACACAGCTCTTCTGGTTAGCCCTCGTCGTCGGGCTGGTCACGCTGGCCGCCGGGGGGCTGGCGGTCTCCTCGGTGCTGCGCATCCGCGTCGAGAACCCGGAGATCGAGCGCATCGGCCGCGCCATCCAGGAGGGGGCGGTCGCCTACCTCTCCCGCTCCTACCGGACGCTGGCCATGGTCGCCGTCGTCCTGGCGGTGGTGCTGGCGCTCTCGCTGGGCCTCGGGCCGGCGCTGGCCTTCCTCTTCGGCGGCGCCCTCTCGGCGCTGGCCGGCTACGCCGGCATGACGGTGGCGGTTCGGGCCAACGTCCGCGTCGCCCAGGTGGCCGACCGCTACGGCCTGCGCGGGACGCTGCGGCTGGCCCTGCGCGGCGGCGCGGTGACCGGCCTCTTCGTCATCGGCCTGGGCCTGACCGGGATCGCGGTCCTGCTTCTCCTGCACGTGCCCGACTCGACCACCGTCGGCTTCGCCTTCGGCGCCAGCCTGATCAGCATCTTCGCCCGCCTGGGCGGCGGCATCTACACCAAGGCGGCGGACGTGGGCGCCGACCTGGTGGGCAAGGTGGAGCAGGGGCTGCCCGAGGACGACCCGCGCAACCCGGCGGTCATCGCCGACAACGTGGGCGACAACGTGGGCGACGACGCGGGCATGGCCGCCGACCTCTTCGAGACCTTCGTGGTGACGCTGGTGGGCTCGCTGCTCCTGGCCCACCTGGTCCATCCGGGCCAGCCCGCCTACGCCGGCTACATCCTCCTCCTGGGTTCGGCGGGCGCCGTGGCCGCCATCCTGGGCGCCTTCGTCAACGTCAGCACCGACCGGCCCGAGGGGATCATGCCCGCCCTCTACGGAACCACCGCGGTCACGCTCGTCTTCGCCGCGCTCCTCTTCCTGGGGGCGACGCTCTGGATGGGCCTGCCGCTCCGCTACTTCGCGGCCGCCCTGCTGGGCGTGGTGGTGACCGCCGTCCTCATCGTCATCACCGACTTCTTCACCTCCAAGAAGTACGGCCCCATCAAGCGCCTGGCCGAGTCGACGCGCAGCGGGCCGGCCACCGTGGTCATCTCGGGCACCGCGCTGGGCTTCCGCTCCAGCTTCGTGCCGGCGCTGGTCATCGCCGCCGCCACGCTGCTGGCCTACGTGCTGGGCGGCATCTACGGGATCGGCGTGGCGGTCAGCGGCATGCTCTCCCTGGTGGGCTTCATCATCACCCTGGACGCCTACGGGCCGATCACCGACAACGCCGGCGGCATCGCCGAGATGGCCGGGCTCAAGTCCGAGGTGCGCAGGATCACCGACGCCCTGGACGCGGTGGGCAACACCACCAAGGCGGTGACCAAGGGGTATGCCATCGGCTCCGCCGCGCTGGGCGCGCTGGTCCTGTTCGGCTCCTTCGTCCACGAGCTGGCCGGGCGGCTGGGCGACCGGGCGGCCTTCGACCTCTCCGACCCCTTCGTCATCGCGGGGCTGCTCCTGGGGGCGCTCCTGCCCTTCCTCTTCGCCTCCTACGCGCTGGAGGCGGTGGGGCGCGCGGCGCTGGGCGTGGTGGAGGAGGTGCGCCGGCAGCTGCGCGAGCGGCCCGGCATCCTGGACGGCACCGAGAAGCCGGACTACGGGCGGACGGTGGACATCGTGACGCGCGGGGCGCTGCGCAGCATGACGCTACCCGCGCTCATCCCGGTGCTGGCACCGCCCATCGTCGGCTTCGGGCTCGGCTCCCACGGCTGGCAAGCGCTGGGCGGACTCCTTCTGGGGACGCTGGTGAGCGGCTTCTTCCTGGCGCTCTACCTGACCACCAGCGGCGCCGCCTGGGACAACGGCAAGAAGTACATCGAGGACGGCGCCTACGGCGGCAAGGGGACGCCCGAGCATGCCGCGGCGGTGGTGGGCGACACCATCGGCGATCCCTTCAAGGATACGGCCGGACCGGCCGTCAACCCGCTGATCAAGATCGTCAACGTGGTGGCGCTCCTCATCGTGCCGCTGCTGCTGATCGGCTGA
- a CDS encoding adenosine-specific kinase → MGGLASVEVVRVENPQELNLIFGQSHFIKTVEDLYEALVQSAPGIRFGIAFNEASGARLVRRAGNDPELVELAVRNLRAIGAGHAFLIFLKEAFPINVLNAVKAVPEVCRIYAATANPLEVVVGVSEQGRGVLGVIDGYPPVGVEGEEEERDRHALLRRFGYKL, encoded by the coding sequence ATGGGGGGATTGGCATCCGTCGAGGTGGTGCGGGTGGAGAACCCGCAGGAGCTCAACCTCATCTTCGGCCAGAGCCACTTCATCAAGACGGTGGAGGACCTGTACGAGGCGCTGGTCCAGTCCGCGCCCGGCATCCGCTTCGGCATCGCCTTCAACGAGGCCTCGGGGGCGCGGCTGGTGCGGCGCGCCGGCAACGACCCGGAGCTGGTAGAGCTGGCGGTGCGGAACCTGCGCGCCATCGGCGCCGGTCACGCCTTTCTGATCTTTCTGAAGGAAGCCTTCCCGATCAACGTCCTCAACGCGGTCAAGGCGGTGCCCGAGGTCTGCCGCATCTACGCCGCCACCGCCAACCCGCTGGAGGTGGTGGTGGGCGTCAGCGAGCAGGGGCGCGGCGTCCTGGGCGTCATCGACGGCTACCCGCCCGTGGGCGTGGAAGGGGAAGAGGAGGAGCGCGACCGCCACGCGCTCCTGCGGCGCTTCGGCTACAAGCTCTGA
- the sleB gene encoding spore cortex-lytic enzyme, translating into MPRPISLRRRAAALLLGALLLAAAGAVLAPARRPATAAPLPTLYWGSSGDAVRLAQQRLASWGYYHGPIDGYYGASTWEAVRLFQSRNGLPVDGTVGARTWAALGYSAQPAAATPAYSPAAAVGSLRSGNVDLLARLVMAEAHGEPFTGQVAVAAVILNRMRNPAFPNTVAGVVFQPDAFESVSNGLIWQVTPDATAYQAAEDALNGWDPTYGSLYFWNPAKAVSGWIWTRPIALTIGHHVFAH; encoded by the coding sequence ATGCCCCGCCCGATCTCCCTGCGGCGCCGCGCCGCGGCGCTGCTCCTCGGCGCCCTGCTCCTCGCCGCCGCCGGGGCCGTCCTCGCCCCCGCCCGGCGGCCGGCTACGGCGGCGCCGCTGCCCACGCTCTACTGGGGCAGCTCGGGCGACGCCGTCCGCCTGGCCCAGCAGCGCCTGGCTTCCTGGGGCTACTACCACGGTCCCATCGACGGCTATTACGGTGCCTCCACCTGGGAGGCGGTCCGCCTCTTCCAGAGCCGGAACGGCCTGCCGGTGGACGGGACGGTGGGCGCCCGCACCTGGGCGGCGCTGGGCTACTCCGCCCAGCCGGCGGCCGCCACGCCCGCCTACTCGCCGGCCGCGGCGGTGGGCAGCCTGCGCTCGGGCAACGTCGACCTGCTCGCCCGGCTGGTGATGGCCGAGGCGCACGGCGAGCCCTTCACCGGCCAGGTGGCGGTGGCGGCGGTCATCCTCAACCGCATGCGCAACCCCGCCTTCCCCAACACGGTGGCGGGCGTCGTCTTCCAGCCCGACGCCTTCGAGTCGGTCTCCAACGGCCTCATCTGGCAGGTGACGCCCGACGCCACCGCCTACCAGGCGGCCGAGGACGCGCTCAACGGCTGGGATCCCACCTACGGCTCGCTCTACTTCTGGAACCCGGCCAAGGCGGTCTCGGGCTGGATCTGGACGCGGCCCATCGCCCTGACCATCGGCCACCACGTCTTCGCCCACTGA